From the Thamnophis elegans isolate rThaEle1 chromosome 11, rThaEle1.pri, whole genome shotgun sequence genome, one window contains:
- the SERPINC1 gene encoding antithrombin-III, producing MHSLILFLLCLYSTGTIKAHPVQDICTAKPKDIPVNPVCIYRNPEKKLQEEVDQERIPSSTNPRVWELSKANSRFAVLLYKNLTNGRDENENFFMSPISISTAFAMTKLGACGSTLQQLMTVFQFDTISEKTSDQIHFFFAKLNCRLYKKVNKSSELVSANRLFGEKSLKFNETYQDISEAVYGAKLWPLNFKEKPELSRTIINDWVANKTEKRITNVIPEGVINELTVMILVNTIYFKGHWKSKFPLDNTNVEPFFRANAEPCQVPTMYQEMRFRYASIASAKVQVLELPYQGDDITMVFILPYVDTPLAQVEEQLTAEKLESWFGALKEVSLSVHLPRFKIESSFSLKEKLQEMGLRDLFSPERASLPGIIEDPDAGLYVSEAFHKAFLEVNEEGSEAAASTTVVISGRSFPLNKIVFNANRPFIVLIREVDINALLFLGKVADPCS from the exons ATGCATTCCCTGATATTGTTTCTTTTATGTTTGTACTCTACTGGCACCATAAAGGCCCACCCAGTACAAGATATATGTACTGCCAAGCCAAAGGATATCCCTGTAAATCCAGTCTGCATTTATCGTAACCCGGAGAAAAAGTTGCAAGAGGAGGTTGATCAAGAGAGAATTCCATCTTCTACCAACCCTCGTGTCTGGGAGTTGTCCAAGGCTAATTCCCGCTTTGCTGTCCTCTTATACAAGAATTTAACCAATGGCAGGGATGAAAATGAAAACTTCTTTATGTCACCAATCAGTATTTCCACCGCCTTTGCCATGACCAAGTTGGGTGCTTGTGGTAGTACTCTTCAGCAGCTAATGACG gtttttcagtttgataccatttcagaaaaaacatCTGATCAAATCCACTTCTTCTTTGCCAAACTGAACTGCCGGCTGTACAAGAAAGTCAACAAATCCTCCGAGTTGGTATCAGCCAATCGCCTTTTTGGGGAAAAATCTCTCAAATTCAATGAAACCTACCAGGACATTAGCGAAGCGGTTTACGGAGCTAAACTTTGGCCTTTGAACTTCAAG GAGAAGCCAGAATTATCTAGAACAATCATCAATGATTGGGTGGCAAATAAAACTGAGAAGCGTATAACAAATGTGATCCCAGAAGGAGTCATTAATGAATTAACTGTTATGATACTAGTCAACACAATTTACTTCAAG GGTCACTGGAAATCCAAATTCCCTCTTGACAACACAAACGTGGAGCCCTTTTTTAGAGCCAACGCTGAGCCTTGCCAGGTGCCCACAATGTATCAGGAGATGAGATTCCGTTATGCTTCCATCGCGAGTGCCAAAGTTCAAGTGTTGGAGCTCCCTTACCAAGGAGACGATATTACAATGGTCTTTATCCTACCTTATGTGGACACACCTTTGGCCCAAGTGGAGGAGCAGCTGACCGCAGAGAAGCTGGAAAGCTGGTTCGGTGCCTTGAAGGAGGTCTCTCTCTCAGTGCATTTGCCACGTTTCAAGATAGAAAGCAGCTTCAGCCTGAAGGAGAAACTCCAAGAAATGGGATTAAGGGATCTTTTTAGCCCTGAAAGAGCCAGTCTACCAG GCATAATTGAAGATCCTGATGCAGGCCTCTATGTTTCTGAAGCATTTCACAAAGCCTTCCTTGAG GTAAATGAAGAAGGCAGTGAAGCAGCCGCTTCCACCACAGTTGTAATTTCCGGTCGCTCATTTCCTTTGAACAAAATTGTCTTCAATGCCAACAGGCCTTTTATAGTACTCATTAGGGAAGTGGATATAAATGCCCTCCTTTTCTTGGGCAAAGTGGCTGATCCCTGTTCCTAA